One Williamsia phyllosphaerae DNA segment encodes these proteins:
- a CDS encoding alpha/beta fold hydrolase: protein MTRSSKALTGLAVAGGVGVGAVGIGVGTILTALVRSALTAAPPVDDGPDHLLDRPRATPERIAVRAADGNPINVLAYGPADGDLIVAAHGWTCNTRHWWAQINDFADTCRVVVYDQRGHGETPLGKTKLSTDLLGSDLESVLQAVVPADRRAVIAGHSMGGMSVLAWAANHPQSVERFARGVVLTSTAAVEIMQNLAVIPEGLPRFTRPLEYAVGRMIATTPMPLPHTTVSPKMAQYIALNTQARLAHVEFCDRMISECPAVARARWGAAMLDLDVWQGVLNLTVPTAVVVGTDDRLTPRKHSDAIAATLEEAGHLHEYLVLPHTGHMSNIEEHDAYDRLLTELLEKTTDRAQFIA, encoded by the coding sequence ATGACCAGGTCCAGCAAGGCACTCACCGGGCTCGCCGTCGCCGGGGGTGTCGGCGTCGGCGCGGTCGGGATCGGCGTCGGCACCATCCTCACCGCCCTGGTGCGCTCCGCGCTCACCGCCGCCCCGCCGGTCGACGACGGCCCCGATCATCTGCTGGACCGGCCGCGCGCGACGCCGGAGCGGATCGCCGTGCGCGCCGCGGACGGCAACCCGATCAACGTGCTCGCCTACGGGCCGGCCGACGGCGATCTGATCGTCGCCGCGCACGGATGGACCTGCAACACCCGGCACTGGTGGGCGCAGATCAACGACTTCGCCGACACGTGCCGCGTCGTCGTCTACGACCAGCGCGGTCACGGTGAGACCCCGCTCGGCAAGACCAAGCTCAGCACCGACCTGCTCGGATCCGATCTGGAATCGGTTCTGCAGGCGGTGGTCCCGGCGGATCGGCGTGCCGTCATCGCCGGCCACAGCATGGGCGGGATGTCGGTGCTCGCGTGGGCCGCCAATCACCCGCAGAGCGTGGAACGGTTCGCCCGGGGCGTGGTGCTCACCTCGACCGCCGCGGTCGAGATCATGCAGAACCTCGCGGTCATCCCCGAGGGGTTGCCGCGGTTCACCCGCCCACTGGAGTACGCGGTGGGCCGGATGATCGCGACGACACCGATGCCGTTGCCGCACACCACCGTCTCGCCGAAGATGGCGCAGTACATCGCGTTGAACACACAGGCCCGACTCGCGCACGTGGAGTTCTGCGACCGCATGATCTCCGAGTGCCCGGCCGTCGCGCGGGCGCGATGGGGTGCGGCCATGCTGGACCTCGACGTGTGGCAGGGCGTCCTCAACCTGACCGTGCCCACCGCCGTGGTCGTCGGCACCGACGACCGGCTCACCCCACGCAAGCACTCCGACGCGATCGCCGCGACGTTGGAAGAAGCCGGCCACCTGCACGAGTACCTCGTGCTGCCGCACACCGGACACATGAGCAACATCGAGGAGCACGACGCCTACGACCGGCTGCTCACCGAGCTGCTCGAGAAGACCACCGACAGAGCGCAGTTCATCGCCTGA
- a CDS encoding MerR family transcriptional regulator, which translates to MAEYRINELADISGVSVRNIRVYQDRGLLPSPKIKGRTGWYSQEHLVRLNLISKLLDRGYTFATISELLLAAHYGMKVEHVLDGEPKGGRWRTFKRAATITMTELRRTIGATDTTIAMSQRLGLLAKEGAQYAIKSPELLEGAEVLVKAGIDLESLLRKWERVQNDLDDVADSFVAIITDKYFGEDGQLLDLEEKEVAKAAHLIRTVRPMAHEIVQSAFRRALDRKISIAIGEASEILEGDHGEFDAQLDIAPDGSGPQTT; encoded by the coding sequence GTGGCTGAATACCGGATCAACGAGCTTGCCGACATCTCGGGTGTCAGTGTCCGAAACATCCGGGTGTACCAGGATCGTGGTCTGCTGCCATCTCCCAAGATCAAGGGGCGGACCGGGTGGTACTCGCAGGAGCATCTCGTCCGGCTGAACCTCATCTCCAAGCTGCTCGACCGCGGGTACACTTTCGCGACGATCAGCGAGTTGTTGCTGGCCGCGCACTACGGGATGAAGGTCGAGCACGTTCTCGACGGCGAGCCCAAGGGCGGCCGGTGGCGGACCTTCAAACGGGCCGCGACCATCACCATGACCGAACTGCGCCGCACCATCGGCGCCACCGACACCACCATCGCGATGAGTCAGCGACTCGGTCTGCTGGCCAAGGAGGGTGCGCAGTACGCGATCAAGAGCCCGGAACTCCTCGAGGGCGCCGAGGTGCTGGTCAAGGCGGGTATCGATCTGGAGTCGCTGCTGCGCAAGTGGGAGCGGGTGCAGAACGATCTCGACGACGTGGCCGACAGCTTCGTCGCGATCATCACCGACAAATACTTCGGCGAGGACGGGCAGCTGCTCGACCTCGAGGAGAAGGAGGTCGCGAAGGCCGCCCACCTCATCCGGACGGTGCGGCCGATGGCGCACGAGATCGTGCAGTCGGCCTTCCGTCGCGCGCTCGACCGGAAGATCTCGATCGCGATCGGCGAGGCGTCGGAGATACTCGAGGGCGACCACGGCGAATTCGACGCTCAGCTCGACATCGCGCCTGACGGCAGCGGACCCCAGACCACCTGA
- a CDS encoding AurF N-oxygenase family protein gives MTIAEPLTRLDKVSDRQDVARRLLASSARKSYDPLIEVDWEAPIDHESFYGMTPEWCSLYGTEMWDQMTEAQRITLTEHEAASISATGIWFEIILMQMLIRDAYKQDPASPHFQFALTEIADECRHSTMFAKAADYFGIPNYERPKWINFLSRPFKALASGSLAFGGTLAAEEILDMMQRDFMKDPRVQPVTRTVSKIHVLEEARHIRFAREETVRIAADMSPIRRHMTRLMLAITVYMVVFCLVNPKVYEAAGLDKKAAVKAARRNTFYNDRKRNGCAKTVSFLDECGLIGGPGKLLLRRGAII, from the coding sequence ATGACCATCGCTGAACCGCTCACCCGGCTCGACAAGGTGTCCGACCGCCAGGATGTCGCGCGTCGTCTGCTCGCGTCGTCGGCACGGAAGTCCTACGACCCGCTGATCGAGGTCGACTGGGAAGCACCCATCGACCACGAAAGTTTCTACGGGATGACCCCCGAATGGTGCAGCCTCTACGGCACCGAGATGTGGGATCAGATGACCGAGGCGCAGCGCATCACGCTCACCGAGCACGAGGCCGCCAGCATCAGTGCGACCGGTATCTGGTTCGAGATCATCCTCATGCAGATGCTCATCCGCGACGCATACAAGCAGGACCCCGCGTCGCCCCACTTCCAGTTCGCGCTGACCGAGATCGCCGACGAGTGCCGTCACTCGACGATGTTCGCCAAGGCGGCCGACTACTTCGGCATCCCCAACTACGAGCGCCCGAAGTGGATCAACTTCCTGAGCCGTCCGTTCAAGGCGCTGGCCTCGGGGTCGCTCGCCTTCGGTGGCACGCTCGCCGCCGAGGAGATCCTCGACATGATGCAGCGCGATTTCATGAAGGATCCGCGCGTCCAGCCGGTCACCCGCACCGTGAGCAAGATCCACGTGCTCGAAGAGGCCCGCCACATCCGCTTCGCCCGCGAGGAGACGGTCCGCATCGCGGCTGACATGAGCCCGATCCGTCGGCACATGACGCGCCTGATGCTCGCGATCACCGTCTACATGGTCGTGTTCTGCCTGGTCAACCCCAAGGTGTACGAGGCGGCCGGGCTCGACAAGAAGGCCGCCGTCAAGGCCGCGCGTCGCAACACGTTCTACAACGACCGCAAGCGCAACGGATGCGCCAAGACCGTGTCCTTCCTCGACGAATGCGGTCTCATCGGCGGTCCGGGCAAGCTTCTGCTGCGTCGCGGCGCGATCATCTGA
- a CDS encoding DUF2516 family protein: MNFVSVLDYSRSFFVLILTVIAGVAALVALIHAAIQRPDAFPAVDRQSKVIWVSILVVATLFLWLFGLLGIFGIIGIVAVLVYLVDVRPRVDSIQNKKWFRKV; encoded by the coding sequence GTGAACTTCGTCTCCGTACTCGACTACTCCCGCAGCTTCTTCGTGCTGATCCTCACCGTGATCGCCGGCGTCGCGGCACTCGTCGCACTCATCCACGCCGCGATCCAACGTCCCGATGCGTTCCCGGCCGTCGATCGTCAGAGCAAGGTGATCTGGGTCAGCATCCTCGTGGTCGCGACCCTGTTCCTGTGGCTGTTCGGACTTCTCGGCATCTTCGGCATCATCGGGATCGTCGCCGTGCTGGTCTACCTGGTCGACGTCCGTCCCCGCGTGGACTCGATCCAGAACAAGAAGTGGTTCCGCAAGGTCTGA
- a CDS encoding heparin-binding hemagglutinin: MSKSDRNFATPIFAAVGAGDLALQQVNEVLNQLRERTEAAAETAQTRIEETRERLNSLPEDVPAGIDELRTRFTQEELRKVAEAYIEVATGIYNSLAERGEETVERLRQQPEFQENVSKAEKAYNEAIDLTEDALGTISSQTKAVGERAAKLANLASGKVAGAAGTVEAKGRGAKDSPAKKLEELKNEPVTSKKAPAKKAPAKKATPAKKAPAKKAPAKKAAK, encoded by the coding sequence ATGAGCAAGTCAGACCGTAACTTCGCCACCCCGATCTTCGCCGCTGTCGGCGCGGGCGACCTCGCCCTGCAGCAGGTCAACGAGGTCCTCAACCAGCTCCGCGAGCGCACCGAGGCGGCTGCCGAGACCGCGCAGACCCGCATCGAGGAGACCCGCGAGCGCCTGAACTCGCTGCCCGAGGACGTCCCGGCCGGCATCGACGAGCTGCGCACCCGCTTCACCCAGGAGGAGCTGCGCAAGGTCGCGGAGGCCTACATCGAGGTCGCCACCGGCATCTACAACTCGCTTGCCGAGCGTGGCGAGGAGACCGTCGAGCGCCTGCGTCAGCAGCCCGAGTTCCAGGAGAACGTCTCGAAGGCCGAGAAGGCCTACAACGAGGCGATCGACCTGACTGAGGACGCGCTGGGCACCATCTCGTCGCAGACCAAGGCCGTCGGTGAGCGCGCCGCCAAGCTCGCGAATCTCGCCTCGGGCAAGGTCGCCGGCGCCGCGGGCACCGTCGAGGCCAAGGGCCGTGGCGCCAAGGACTCGCCGGCCAAGAAGCTCGAGGAGCTCAAGAACGAGCCCGTGACCTCCAAGAAGGCCCCGGCCAAGAAGGCGCCCGCCAAGAAGGCCACCCCGGCCAAGAAGGCTCCGGCCAAGAAGGCCCCGGCCAAGAAGGCTGCGAAGTAA
- a CDS encoding helix-turn-helix domain-containing protein yields the protein MKPEAVDPTENTSDDVDLEEAASRAVAGVASAALDIGGFIRSQRVAAEVSLRQLAERAGVSNPYLSQIERGLRKPSADVLAQIAKGLRVSAEVLYVRAGILEERPASPVRDALLVDSAISERQKQMLLEIYESFCRENSSDSAKS from the coding sequence ATGAAGCCAGAGGCGGTTGATCCCACGGAGAACACGTCAGATGACGTCGACCTCGAGGAAGCAGCCAGTCGAGCGGTCGCAGGCGTTGCCAGTGCCGCACTGGACATCGGTGGATTCATCCGGTCTCAGCGGGTCGCCGCGGAGGTGTCGCTGCGCCAGTTGGCGGAGCGCGCCGGCGTGAGCAACCCGTATCTCAGTCAGATCGAACGAGGGCTTCGCAAGCCCTCCGCCGATGTGCTGGCGCAGATCGCCAAGGGTCTGCGCGTGTCGGCCGAAGTGCTCTATGTACGCGCCGGCATTCTCGAAGAACGCCCAGCCAGCCCTGTGCGCGACGCGTTGCTCGTCGATTCGGCGATCAGTGAGCGACAGAAGCAGATGCTGCTGGAGATCTACGAGTCGTTCTGCAGAGAGAACAGCTCGGACTCCGCGAAGTCCTAG
- a CDS encoding DUF445 domain-containing protein, producing MKIVATGLLVFAACVYLFTRWLEDRGGDDTAGWVAYVRAASEAGMVGALADWFAVTALFRQPLGLPIPHTALIRRKKDQIGEQLGDFVEQNFMTPSVIEGQVSKLELPQRVSRWLADPKNSPRVSAEASRAIGLAGEMLADDDIEQFIVAGMRWMAEPQWGPPAGRVLESLIEENRLAPVIQMLCDRAHDWALGSQGLIDRVIDKDGPTWAPKFLNAVVGDRIHRELVDYTDKVRTDPDHDIRRAMNEFLEQFAQDLQHDPDTIARLEQIKEEFIGRDEVAGAASTAWRSAKAVLGQALDDPDSTLRSNLADAVIKVATRVSNDEPLQAKMNMWTVRVARHVANNYATEIVSVITETVRGWDAEDTSRKIELQVGRDLQFIRINGTVVGSLAGLAIYTVSVLLFS from the coding sequence ATGAAGATCGTGGCCACCGGACTGCTGGTGTTCGCCGCGTGTGTCTACCTGTTCACCCGGTGGCTCGAGGATCGCGGTGGCGACGACACCGCGGGCTGGGTGGCCTACGTCCGGGCGGCCTCCGAGGCGGGCATGGTCGGCGCGCTCGCCGACTGGTTCGCCGTCACCGCCCTGTTCCGCCAGCCCCTCGGACTCCCGATCCCGCACACCGCACTCATCCGTCGCAAGAAGGACCAGATCGGCGAGCAGCTCGGCGATTTCGTCGAGCAGAACTTCATGACCCCGTCGGTGATCGAGGGGCAGGTCTCGAAGCTGGAACTGCCCCAGCGCGTCTCGCGGTGGCTGGCCGATCCGAAGAACTCGCCGCGGGTCAGCGCGGAGGCGTCGCGCGCCATCGGCCTCGCCGGTGAGATGCTCGCCGACGACGACATCGAACAGTTCATCGTCGCAGGCATGCGCTGGATGGCCGAGCCGCAGTGGGGCCCGCCGGCGGGCCGTGTCCTCGAGTCGCTCATCGAGGAGAACCGGCTCGCACCGGTCATCCAGATGCTGTGCGACCGCGCGCACGACTGGGCGCTGGGCAGCCAGGGCCTCATCGACAGGGTCATCGACAAGGACGGGCCCACGTGGGCACCGAAGTTCCTCAACGCGGTGGTGGGGGATCGCATCCACCGCGAACTCGTCGACTACACCGACAAGGTGCGCACCGATCCCGACCACGACATCCGTCGGGCGATGAACGAGTTCCTCGAACAGTTCGCCCAGGACCTGCAGCACGACCCGGACACCATCGCCCGACTCGAGCAGATCAAGGAGGAGTTCATCGGCCGCGACGAGGTCGCCGGCGCGGCCTCCACCGCGTGGCGCTCGGCCAAGGCGGTGCTCGGCCAGGCTCTCGACGATCCCGACAGCACGCTGCGCTCGAACCTCGCCGACGCCGTCATCAAGGTGGCCACACGCGTCAGCAACGACGAGCCGCTGCAGGCCAAGATGAACATGTGGACCGTGCGCGTGGCCCGACACGTCGCGAACAACTACGCGACCGAGATCGTCTCGGTGATCACCGAGACCGTCCGAGGGTGGGACGCCGAGGACACCAGCCGCAAGATCGAGCTCCAGGTCGGCCGCGATCTGCAGTTCATCCGTATCAACGGCACGGTCGTGGGCTCGCTCGCCGGCCTCGCCATCTACACGGTGTCGGTGCTGCTGTTCTCCTGA
- a CDS encoding TetR/AcrR family transcriptional regulator, with translation MPARHTTAAAARAAVAAAAHATKGLEAALRATAPAETNGKTDGRKQRWTQHKEERRTELVDGTLEAVRVLGADVGMDEIAAHIGVSKTVLYRYFTDKNDLNTAAMVRFIEITLLPRLTETLVEDVDEFTMTRGVISVYVQTISDEPEIYAFVTSSNYASPKVLADSEKLIAQVVSYAMTDRLSDRDLDTSGFETWAYALVGGVQLATHWWMVERSVSQEALINHLTMLVWTSFVGITEVGGSAELFNAQEHPLPHFPSDAP, from the coding sequence ATGCCAGCCCGTCACACCACAGCCGCCGCCGCTCGCGCCGCAGTGGCCGCGGCCGCGCATGCGACGAAGGGACTGGAGGCGGCTCTGCGCGCCACCGCCCCCGCCGAGACGAACGGCAAGACCGACGGCCGCAAGCAGCGGTGGACGCAGCACAAGGAGGAGCGGCGCACCGAGTTGGTCGACGGGACCCTCGAGGCGGTGCGGGTGCTCGGCGCCGACGTGGGGATGGACGAGATTGCCGCCCACATCGGGGTGTCGAAGACGGTCCTCTATCGCTACTTCACCGACAAGAACGACCTCAACACCGCGGCGATGGTGCGGTTCATCGAGATCACGCTGCTGCCCCGACTGACCGAGACGCTGGTCGAGGACGTCGACGAGTTCACGATGACCCGCGGCGTCATCTCGGTGTACGTGCAGACCATCTCCGACGAGCCCGAGATCTACGCGTTCGTCACCAGCTCGAACTACGCCTCCCCGAAGGTGCTCGCCGACTCGGAGAAACTCATCGCCCAGGTCGTCTCCTATGCGATGACCGATCGTCTGTCCGACCGCGACCTCGACACGAGCGGCTTCGAGACCTGGGCGTACGCCCTCGTCGGTGGGGTGCAGCTGGCCACCCACTGGTGGATGGTCGAGCGCAGCGTGTCGCAGGAGGCGCTCATCAACCACCTGACGATGCTGGTGTGGACCTCGTTCGTCGGCATCACCGAGGTCGGCGGGTCGGCGGAACTGTTCAACGCGCAGGAGCACCCGCTGCCGCACTTCCCCTCCGATGCGCCGTGA
- a CDS encoding DUF4873 domain-containing protein, translated as MSDADESGHDDDDAGSYSGPATVTVAGRRPVEVPVQLVGHFDPIAGKFVWQGRIRGLTAASDPDDPPVADGTDVHIATPRGAGDGLLAAQDAFGGHVVTGVGAPPFAQLPDDVER; from the coding sequence ATGAGCGATGCCGATGAGTCCGGCCACGACGATGACGACGCGGGGAGCTACTCCGGTCCCGCCACGGTGACCGTCGCCGGGCGTCGACCCGTCGAGGTGCCGGTGCAGCTGGTCGGCCATTTCGATCCCATCGCCGGGAAGTTCGTGTGGCAGGGCCGTATTCGCGGATTGACGGCCGCATCCGACCCGGATGACCCGCCGGTCGCCGACGGGACCGATGTCCACATCGCGACCCCTCGGGGCGCCGGTGACGGACTGCTCGCCGCCCAGGACGCGTTCGGCGGTCACGTGGTGACCGGCGTGGGCGCTCCCCCGTTCGCACAGCTCCCCGACGACGTGGAACGGTGA
- a CDS encoding SDR family NAD(P)-dependent oxidoreductase, which produces MTDHRVALVTGGSRGVGRGVAVALGAAGWTVYLTGRGGTDPDDPLGRVAADIRSAGGRAHAVTCDHVDDDQVAEVFARIRADESRLDLLVNNVWAAPRGFGGFSDRFWQRPISDWDTLIEVGLRAHYVASVHAAQIMVPQGSGLLVNISSFGSRGHLHSVLYGMSKTALDKMSFDMGHELDGTGVSAISLWLGLIRTELLLSLGIDEFAGFSLERAEDPTFVGRVIDALAADPDLATHNGSTVISSEAGMAYGLTNDDGSQPDSHREPFGGGGLFGPVG; this is translated from the coding sequence GTGACCGACCACCGGGTCGCCCTGGTGACGGGCGGCAGCCGTGGCGTGGGCCGCGGTGTGGCCGTCGCACTGGGCGCGGCCGGGTGGACGGTCTATCTCACCGGGCGCGGCGGGACCGACCCCGACGATCCCCTGGGCCGGGTCGCGGCCGACATCCGGTCCGCGGGTGGTCGCGCACACGCGGTGACCTGCGATCACGTCGACGACGATCAGGTCGCCGAGGTCTTCGCCCGCATCCGCGCCGACGAGTCGCGGTTGGATCTGCTCGTCAACAACGTCTGGGCCGCACCGCGGGGTTTCGGCGGCTTCAGCGACAGGTTCTGGCAGCGCCCGATCTCCGACTGGGACACGCTGATCGAGGTGGGTCTGCGGGCGCACTACGTCGCGTCGGTCCACGCCGCTCAGATCATGGTCCCGCAGGGTTCCGGGCTGCTGGTGAACATCTCGTCGTTCGGATCACGGGGGCATCTGCACTCGGTGCTCTACGGGATGAGCAAGACCGCGCTGGACAAGATGTCGTTCGACATGGGCCACGAACTCGACGGCACCGGGGTGTCGGCGATCAGTCTGTGGCTCGGGCTCATCCGCACCGAGCTGCTCCTGTCCCTCGGCATCGACGAGTTCGCCGGGTTCTCGCTCGAACGCGCGGAGGACCCGACGTTCGTCGGACGCGTGATCGATGCGCTGGCCGCCGATCCCGACCTGGCGACACACAACGGGTCGACGGTCATCAGCTCCGAAGCCGGTATGGCGTACGGGTTGACCAACGACGATGGCAGCCAACCGGACTCACACCGCGAGCCATTCGGCGGTGGAGGTCTGTTCGGACCGGTAGGTTGA
- a CDS encoding polyphosphate kinase 2 family protein, translated as MASSSDAEPPAAPTTTLRASSMGRLTDVDPRDTPGFDGYKSDGKALLKERGELLAALQERLYAHGRSGDRRSILLVLQGMDTSGKGGIVRHVVGMVDPQGVSHATFGKPTEDELAHDFLWRIRAKLPTPGQIGVFDRSHYEDVLAVRVHDLVPEQEWQKRYDVINEFERELAAEGTTVIKAMLHISPDEQRERLTKRLNRPDKYWKYNPSDIDERAFWSAYQEAYQVVLDRTDNDDAPWYVIPADRKWFARLSITELLIEALEALDLEWPEPDFDVEHEKKRLAES; from the coding sequence ATGGCCTCATCGAGCGACGCCGAACCGCCGGCGGCACCCACCACCACCCTGCGCGCTTCGTCGATGGGCCGTCTGACCGACGTCGACCCCCGTGACACACCGGGTTTCGACGGCTACAAGTCCGACGGCAAGGCGTTGCTCAAGGAGCGTGGTGAACTGCTCGCGGCGCTGCAGGAGAGGCTCTACGCCCACGGCCGCAGCGGCGACCGACGTTCCATCCTGCTGGTGTTGCAGGGGATGGACACGTCCGGAAAGGGTGGCATCGTCCGGCACGTCGTGGGCATGGTCGATCCGCAGGGCGTGTCACACGCGACGTTCGGCAAACCCACCGAGGATGAGCTCGCGCACGATTTTCTGTGGCGGATCCGCGCGAAGTTGCCGACGCCCGGTCAGATCGGGGTCTTCGACCGCTCGCATTACGAGGACGTCCTGGCGGTGCGTGTTCACGACCTGGTGCCCGAGCAGGAGTGGCAGAAGCGGTATGACGTCATCAACGAGTTCGAGCGTGAGCTCGCCGCCGAGGGAACGACCGTCATCAAGGCGATGCTGCACATCTCGCCGGACGAGCAGCGCGAGCGACTGACCAAACGGCTGAACCGGCCGGACAAGTACTGGAAGTACAACCCGTCCGACATCGACGAGCGGGCGTTCTGGTCGGCCTACCAGGAGGCCTACCAGGTCGTCCTCGATCGCACCGACAACGACGATGCTCCCTGGTATGTCATCCCTGCCGACCGCAAATGGTTTGCGCGCCTGTCGATCACGGAGTTGTTGATCGAGGCGCTGGAGGCATTGGACCTCGAGTGGCCGGAACCCGA